A stretch of Clostridium sp. BJN0001 DNA encodes these proteins:
- a CDS encoding response regulator transcription factor — MNILVAEDEIDIRSLISLHIKKEGHNIFEAENGEEAFEIFKKEKIDLAVIDIMMPKMNGIELMQKIRDESTVPIIFLTAMGKDSDKVLGLGLGADDYIVKPASPVEICARVNSVLRRCYKYTAQKNTIYKTGELKLYIDTFELYKGDKKIDLNPKEFKILNLFMANLGKVYTKKQIYEEVWEDMYMGDSNNIMVHLSHIRDKIEDNPKNPVYIKTIRGIGYKMERI, encoded by the coding sequence ATGAATATATTAGTTGCAGAAGATGAAATAGATATAAGAAGTCTTATTTCTCTACACATAAAAAAAGAAGGACATAATATATTTGAGGCAGAAAATGGAGAAGAAGCTTTTGAAATTTTCAAAAAAGAAAAAATTGATCTAGCAGTAATTGACATAATGATGCCTAAAATGAACGGGATAGAACTTATGCAGAAGATAAGAGATGAATCAACTGTTCCTATAATTTTTCTTACTGCAATGGGAAAAGATTCAGATAAAGTTCTTGGACTTGGACTTGGAGCAGATGATTATATTGTAAAACCTGCAAGCCCTGTGGAAATTTGTGCACGTGTAAATTCTGTACTTAGACGATGTTATAAATATACTGCACAAAAGAATACTATATATAAAACTGGAGAATTAAAATTATATATTGATACATTTGAACTATATAAAGGAGATAAAAAAATAGATTTAAATCCTAAGGAGTTTAAAATATTAAATTTATTTATGGCCAATTTAGGAAAAGTATATACAAAAAAGCAGATATATGAAGAAGTATGGGAAGATATGTATATGGGAGATTCTAATAATATAATGGTTCATTTAAGCCATATAAGGGATAAAATTGAAGACAATCCTAAAAATCCTGTTTATATAAAAACAATTAGAGGTATTGGATACAAGATGGAGAGGATTTAA
- the prfB gene encoding peptide chain release factor 2 (programmed frameshift): protein MIIELERAIIKLPDIKKSIEEMSVSLDKDRIEKRIQELDYLMQEDGFWDDIKHAEDVTKESKMLKEKIDEFQKFTSKIEDIEVLKEIMDENDKESADEIIDSVKFLENEIKKYKVRMLLSGEYDLNNAIVTLHVGVGGTDANDWTEMLMRMYTRWSESHGYKVEILDLLNGDEAGIKSVTLKVIGKYAYGYLKAEKGIHRLVRISPYNANGKRQTSFASMEVIPELTKEQDIVIKPQDIKIDTYRASGAGGQHINKTDSAVRITHLKTGIVVQCQNERSQFSNKDTAMEMLKSKLVELKERAHKEKIEDLTGELKDMGWGSQIRSYVFHPYSMVKDHRTNIETSNINAVMDGDLDEFIIGFLKMNS from the exons ATGATTATTGAACTCGAAAGAGCGATTATAAAATTACCTGACATTAAAAAATCTATTGAAGAAATGAGTGTTTCACTT GACAAGGATAGAATAGAGAAAAGAATTCAGGAACTTGATTATCTTATGCAAGAAGATGGTTTTTGGGATGATATAAAACATGCAGAAGATGTTACAAAAGAAAGTAAAATGCTTAAAGAAAAAATAGATGAATTTCAAAAGTTTACTTCTAAAATTGAAGATATTGAAGTATTAAAAGAGATTATGGATGAAAATGATAAAGAATCTGCTGATGAAATAATAGATTCTGTAAAGTTTCTTGAAAATGAGATAAAGAAATATAAAGTAAGAATGCTTTTATCAGGAGAATATGATCTTAATAATGCAATAGTAACACTTCATGTAGGAGTTGGAGGAACAGATGCAAACGACTGGACTGAAATGCTTATGAGAATGTATACAAGATGGTCAGAAAGTCATGGATATAAGGTAGAAATTCTCGATCTTCTAAATGGAGATGAAGCAGGTATAAAGAGTGTAACATTAAAAGTAATAGGAAAATATGCTTATGGATATTTAAAAGCTGAAAAAGGAATACACAGGCTTGTAAGAATATCACCATATAATGCAAATGGAAAACGCCAAACATCTTTTGCATCTATGGAAGTTATTCCTGAACTTACAAAAGAGCAGGATATAGTTATAAAACCACAGGATATAAAAATAGATACCTATAGAGCAAGTGGAGCCGGTGGACAGCATATTAATAAGACAGATTCGGCTGTAAGAATTACGCATTTAAAAACAGGAATAGTAGTTCAATGTCAAAATGAAAGAAGTCAATTTTCTAATAAAGATACTGCGATGGAAATGTTAAAATCAAAACTTGTTGAACTTAAGGAAAGAGCACATAAGGAAAAAATTGAAGATTTAACTGGAGAGCTTAAAGATATGGGTTGGGGAAGTCAGATAAGATCATACGTTTTTCATCCATATAGTATGGTTAAAGATCATAGAACGAATATAGAAACTTCAAATATAAATGCTGTAATGGACGGCGATTTAGATGAATTTATTATAGGATTTTTGAAGATGAACTCATAA
- the secA gene encoding preprotein translocase subunit SecA, producing MGLLNALFKSYSEREVNRLKPIIAKINGFEDSIKKLSDTELSGKTDEFKERLEKGETLDDILPEAFAVVREASVRVLGLRDYDEQLMGGIILHQGRISEMKTGEGKTLVATLPAYLNGLSGKGVHVVTVNDYLAKRDAEQMGELYGFLGLKTGVIVHELTNEQRREAYGSDITYGTNNEFGFDYLRDNMVIYKEERVQRPLNFAIVDEVDSILIDEARTPLIISGQGDKSTDFYKIADLFARKLEAEKDYTIDEKAKAVMLTDEGVSKAEKTFNVKNFADAENIELQHYITQALKANFQMKRDKDYMVKDGQVMIVDEFTGRLMEGRRYSDGLHQAIEAKEGVKIARESKTLATITFQNYFRMYNKLSGMTGTALTEENEFREIYGLDVIVIPTHKPVIRKDNPDLVYSTEKGKFNAVADEIERTNKTGQPVLVGTVSIERSEILSNLLNKRGISHQVLNAKFHEKEAEIISHAGEKGMVTIATNMAGRGTDIKLGEGVIELGGLKIIGTERHESRRIDNQLRGRSGRQGDPGESTFYISLEDDLMRIFGSEKIQSIVGKLGLSEDEAIESKMVSKAIENAQKKVEGNNFDIRKTLLGYDDVMNMQREVIYKQRSEVLEGEDVKDEILGMLKDVIKDAVNYEITGQSEDYREEFLKLMVALQDICVDPGKINLSELENLSNDDIAEKIYEIAAKDYEEKEKEFTPERLREIERVVLLRSVDTKWMDHIDNMEHLKQGIGLRAFNQIDPTQAYQQEGSEMFDDMIKSIKEETIKLLFHVRIEKAPERERMAKETSAVHNESPSESQNGPSKSLKQPAVNPYKSIGRNDPCPCGSGKKFKNCCGRGKF from the coding sequence ATGGGATTACTAAATGCCTTATTTAAATCATATAGTGAAAGAGAAGTAAATAGGTTAAAACCAATAATAGCAAAGATAAATGGTTTTGAAGATTCAATAAAGAAATTATCAGATACTGAATTAAGCGGAAAAACTGATGAATTTAAGGAAAGACTTGAAAAAGGAGAAACTTTAGATGATATTCTTCCAGAAGCATTTGCAGTAGTAAGAGAAGCTTCAGTAAGAGTACTTGGATTAAGAGATTATGATGAGCAGCTTATGGGAGGTATTATACTTCATCAAGGAAGAATTTCAGAAATGAAAACTGGTGAAGGAAAAACATTAGTTGCAACACTTCCTGCATATTTAAATGGATTATCAGGAAAAGGAGTTCATGTAGTAACAGTTAATGATTACCTTGCTAAAAGAGATGCAGAGCAGATGGGTGAACTCTATGGATTCTTAGGATTAAAAACAGGTGTAATTGTTCATGAACTTACAAATGAGCAGAGAAGAGAAGCATATGGAAGCGACATAACATATGGAACAAATAATGAATTCGGATTTGATTATTTAAGAGATAACATGGTTATCTATAAAGAAGAAAGAGTTCAAAGACCTCTTAATTTTGCAATTGTTGATGAGGTTGACTCAATTTTAATAGATGAAGCAAGAACTCCTCTTATTATTTCAGGTCAGGGAGATAAATCAACTGATTTTTATAAGATAGCAGATCTTTTTGCAAGAAAGTTAGAAGCAGAAAAAGATTATACAATAGATGAAAAAGCTAAGGCAGTTATGCTTACAGATGAAGGTGTTAGTAAGGCAGAAAAAACATTTAATGTTAAAAACTTTGCGGATGCAGAGAATATTGAACTTCAGCATTACATAACTCAAGCGTTAAAAGCAAATTTCCAGATGAAACGTGATAAAGATTATATGGTAAAAGATGGCCAGGTAATGATAGTTGATGAATTCACTGGAAGACTTATGGAAGGAAGAAGATATTCAGATGGTCTTCATCAAGCTATAGAAGCTAAAGAAGGAGTTAAGATAGCAAGAGAATCTAAGACACTTGCTACAATAACATTCCAGAATTATTTCAGAATGTATAACAAGCTTTCAGGTATGACAGGTACAGCACTTACAGAAGAAAATGAGTTTAGAGAAATTTATGGACTTGATGTAATAGTTATTCCAACTCATAAACCTGTAATAAGAAAAGATAACCCAGATCTTGTATATAGTACTGAAAAAGGAAAGTTTAATGCAGTAGCTGATGAAATAGAAAGAACTAATAAAACAGGTCAGCCGGTACTTGTTGGTACAGTAAGTATTGAAAGATCAGAAATTTTATCAAACCTTCTAAATAAGAGGGGAATAAGCCACCAAGTATTAAATGCAAAATTCCATGAAAAAGAAGCCGAAATTATAAGTCATGCTGGAGAAAAGGGCATGGTTACAATTGCTACTAATATGGCTGGAAGAGGTACAGATATAAAACTTGGAGAAGGCGTAATAGAACTAGGCGGATTAAAGATAATTGGTACAGAAAGACATGAATCAAGAAGAATAGATAATCAGCTTAGAGGACGTTCAGGAAGACAAGGAGATCCAGGAGAATCAACATTTTATATTTCTTTAGAAGATGATCTTATGAGAATATTTGGATCAGAAAAGATACAAAGTATTGTTGGAAAATTAGGACTTAGTGAAGATGAAGCAATTGAAAGTAAAATGGTTTCAAAGGCAATAGAAAATGCTCAGAAGAAAGTAGAAGGAAATAACTTTGACATAAGAAAGACTCTTCTTGGATATGATGATGTAATGAATATGCAAAGAGAAGTAATATATAAGCAAAGATCAGAAGTACTTGAAGGCGAAGATGTTAAAGATGAAATCCTTGGAATGCTTAAAGATGTAATTAAAGATGCAGTAAACTATGAAATTACAGGACAGAGTGAAGATTACAGAGAAGAATTTTTAAAGCTTATGGTTGCACTTCAGGATATATGTGTAGATCCTGGAAAAATAAATCTTTCAGAGCTTGAAAATCTTTCAAATGATGATATTGCAGAAAAAATTTATGAAATAGCTGCAAAAGATTATGAAGAAAAAGAAAAAGAATTTACTCCTGAAAGATTAAGAGAAATCGAAAGAGTTGTTCTTTTAAGATCAGTAGATACTAAGTGGATGGATCATATAGATAATATGGAACATTTAAAACAAGGAATAGGATTAAGAGCATTTAATCAGATTGACCCTACTCAGGCATACCAACAAGAAGGTAGCGAAATGTTCGATGATATGATTAAATCTATAAAAGAAGAAACAATAAAGCTTTTATTCCATGTAAGAATTGAAAAGGCACCAGAAAGAGAAAGAATGGCAAAGGAAACTTCAGCAGTTCATAATGAAAGTCCTTCTGAATCTCAGAATGGACCTAGTAAATCACTTAAACAGCCAGCAGTAAACCCATATAAGAGTATAGGAAGAAATGACCCATGTCCATGTGGAAGTGGCAAAAAGTTTAAAAACTGTTGTGGAAGAGGCAAATTTTAA
- the raiA gene encoding ribosome-associated translation inhibitor RaiA — protein sequence MQIKVIAKNIELTEALKDMVQKKIKKLEKYFESDVEAKATLSVQKNSQIVEVTIPFNGVILRSEESTSDMYKSIDLVENKLEGQIRKQKTRLARRNNGSLKFAQIESMDLKDADDGKLVKVKKFGVKPMDTEEAILQMDLLGHNFFVFQDADTNKVNVLYKRKDGDYGLLEPEYK from the coding sequence ATGCAGATAAAAGTAATAGCAAAGAACATTGAATTAACTGAGGCTTTAAAAGACATGGTTCAGAAGAAAATTAAAAAACTTGAAAAGTACTTTGAATCAGATGTTGAAGCAAAAGCTACATTGAGTGTTCAGAAAAATAGCCAGATTGTTGAGGTTACAATTCCTTTTAATGGTGTAATTTTGAGAAGTGAAGAATCAACTTCGGATATGTATAAATCAATAGATTTGGTCGAAAACAAATTAGAAGGGCAGATAAGAAAACAAAAAACAAGGTTAGCAAGAAGAAATAATGGTTCACTTAAATTTGCTCAAATCGAAAGCATGGATTTAAAAGATGCTGATGATGGAAAACTTGTTAAAGTTAAGAAATTTGGAGTGAAACCAATGGATACAGAAGAAGCAATTCTTCAAATGGATTTACTTGGACATAATTTCTTTGTTTTTCAAGATGCAGATACAAATAAAGTAAATGTATTATATAAAAGAAAAGATGGAGATTATGGTTTGTTAGAACCAGAATATAAATAA
- a CDS encoding phosphoribosyltransferase family protein has protein sequence MGKRINIIKKKINYIFDSLINIIYPIENHCILCEKPGCYGICDNCLGKIKKVEVKEDDIIISFGYYGHSLKKLILNFKYKKDYTAGYILSEFLSDFIKENIKSYEEYVLTYIPMTKSDERERGFNQCRILCDFISKKIDIKYESLLIKIRETGKQKTLNKNQRKINIKDAFILSKGININNKKIILIDDVVTTGSTLKEAYSVLKNAGAIDIKLCTVARSNL, from the coding sequence ATGGGAAAAAGAATTAATATCATTAAGAAGAAAATAAACTATATTTTTGATTCTCTTATTAATATAATATATCCTATAGAAAATCACTGTATTTTATGTGAAAAACCTGGTTGTTATGGTATATGTGATAATTGTTTAGGAAAAATCAAAAAAGTAGAGGTAAAAGAGGATGATATTATTATAAGTTTTGGATATTACGGACATTCTCTTAAGAAGTTAATTTTGAATTTTAAGTATAAAAAGGATTATACAGCAGGATATATATTATCTGAATTTTTATCAGATTTTATAAAAGAAAATATAAAATCATATGAAGAATATGTTTTAACATATATTCCAATGACTAAAAGTGATGAAAGAGAAAGAGGTTTTAATCAGTGCAGAATTTTGTGTGACTTTATATCAAAAAAAATTGATATAAAGTATGAATCTCTTCTTATAAAAATAAGAGAAACTGGAAAGCAGAAGACTCTTAATAAAAATCAGAGAAAAATAAATATAAAAGATGCATTTATTTTATCGAAAGGAATTAATATAAATAATAAAAAAATAATTCTTATAGATGATGTAGTAACAACGGGTTCAACGTTAAAAGAAGCCTATAGTGTTTTAAAAAATGCAGGTGCAATTGATATAAAGTTATGTACAGTTGCAAGAAGTAATTTATAA
- a CDS encoding ATP-dependent RecD-like DNA helicase produces the protein MEVLEGLVESIIYQNEDTGYTVCRIRNGNKIISAVGIVPLIKSGQNVSLKGYYTIHKKFGKQFNINEYEEILPTSKEAVINYLSTGIIRGIGPITAKKIVNVFGEKTLDILENSIERLKEIEGIGEKKFDIIYHSYIEKQGLREIVLYFGSHGVNTNQCMKIYKKFGPNAKGIVNRNPYILSDEISGIGFKTADRIAMSIGIKNDSSFRIQSGIKYILNRFCNSGNTYMPLNELIDECSDSLEVKKEDILENIYDMAGKKKIIVEKKGEEERVLLLTYYYCELGITSKIINLYMQNYQTINSDIDFDIENFEKINEINFSNSQKEAIKGAFANGIEIITGGPGTGKTTIIKCIIDIYEQNGMKVLLCAPTGRAAKRMTESTGREARTIHRLLEMNVSESDGKTVFDKDESSPIETDVIVIDEASMIDVILMHNLLKAVKLGTRIIIAGDSDQLPSVGPGNVLKDLIESESIKVVCLKEIFRQAKESLIVVNAHRINEGIMPILNKKDKDFFFIRHENPEKILSTVIDLIGKRLPNFNKTWDRVWDIQVLSPMKKGTLGVINLNSKLQEVFNPKSQSKKEIKNKDVTFREGDKVMQIKNNYSLPWSNVNSSLEHGSGIFNGELGMITKINNENEKLTVIFDDDKKVNYDFSNLDDLDLSYAATIHKSQGSEFKVIVIPIFMGSPFLMNRNLLYTGITRAKQLVVIVGMQKALEFMIKNTESTKRYTSLKDRIKDIINKTE, from the coding sequence ATGGAGGTACTTGAAGGTTTAGTTGAAAGTATTATATATCAGAATGAAGATACAGGTTATACAGTGTGCAGAATAAGAAATGGAAATAAAATTATAAGTGCTGTTGGAATAGTGCCTCTTATAAAATCTGGGCAGAATGTTTCTTTGAAGGGATATTATACTATACATAAAAAGTTTGGAAAGCAGTTTAATATAAATGAATATGAAGAGATTTTACCTACATCTAAAGAAGCAGTTATTAATTATTTATCTACCGGTATAATTAGAGGAATAGGTCCTATAACTGCAAAAAAAATAGTTAATGTTTTTGGTGAAAAAACATTAGATATACTTGAAAATAGCATAGAAAGACTTAAAGAAATTGAAGGAATAGGTGAAAAAAAGTTTGATATAATATATCATTCATATATAGAAAAACAGGGACTTAGAGAGATTGTCTTATACTTTGGAAGTCATGGCGTAAATACTAATCAGTGTATGAAGATATATAAAAAATTTGGACCTAATGCAAAAGGAATAGTTAATAGAAATCCTTATATTTTATCAGATGAAATATCAGGGATTGGATTTAAAACAGCAGACAGAATTGCAATGAGTATAGGAATTAAAAATGATTCATCGTTTAGAATTCAAAGTGGAATAAAATACATTTTAAATAGATTTTGTAATTCTGGAAATACATATATGCCACTAAATGAACTTATAGATGAATGTTCAGATAGTTTAGAAGTTAAGAAAGAAGATATCTTAGAAAATATATATGATATGGCTGGTAAAAAGAAAATAATAGTTGAAAAAAAAGGTGAAGAGGAGAGAGTTCTTCTATTAACTTACTATTATTGCGAACTCGGTATAACAAGCAAGATAATTAATCTTTATATGCAAAACTATCAAACTATAAATTCTGATATTGATTTTGATATAGAAAATTTTGAAAAAATAAACGAAATAAATTTTTCAAATTCTCAAAAAGAAGCTATAAAAGGTGCTTTTGCAAATGGAATTGAAATAATTACAGGTGGACCTGGAACAGGAAAAACCACTATAATAAAATGTATAATAGATATATATGAACAAAATGGAATGAAAGTTCTTTTATGTGCACCTACAGGGAGAGCAGCAAAAAGAATGACAGAGTCAACAGGAAGAGAAGCTAGAACTATACATAGGCTCCTTGAAATGAATGTTTCAGAATCTGATGGAAAAACTGTATTTGATAAAGATGAATCATCACCTATTGAAACAGATGTTATAGTAATAGATGAAGCATCAATGATAGATGTAATTTTAATGCATAATCTTTTAAAGGCTGTTAAACTTGGAACAAGAATAATAATAGCAGGAGATTCTGATCAGCTTCCATCAGTAGGCCCTGGAAATGTTCTAAAAGATCTAATTGAAAGCGAGTCAATAAAAGTTGTATGCTTAAAAGAGATATTTAGGCAGGCTAAAGAAAGTCTTATTGTAGTAAATGCACATAGAATAAATGAAGGAATTATGCCTATTTTAAATAAAAAAGATAAAGATTTTTTCTTTATAAGACATGAAAATCCTGAAAAAATATTAAGTACAGTTATTGATCTTATAGGGAAAAGACTCCCTAATTTCAACAAAACATGGGATAGAGTGTGGGATATACAGGTTTTATCACCTATGAAAAAAGGCACTCTTGGTGTAATAAATCTTAATTCAAAACTTCAAGAAGTATTTAATCCAAAATCACAATCTAAAAAAGAAATAAAGAATAAGGATGTTACATTTAGAGAAGGGGATAAAGTTATGCAGATTAAAAACAATTATTCTCTTCCGTGGAGTAATGTTAATTCCTCTTTGGAACATGGAAGTGGTATATTTAATGGAGAACTTGGAATGATTACAAAGATAAATAATGAAAATGAAAAATTAACTGTAATATTTGATGATGATAAAAAAGTTAATTATGATTTTTCAAATCTTGATGATCTTGATTTATCATATGCAGCGACAATTCATAAGAGCCAAGGAAGCGAATTTAAAGTAATAGTAATTCCTATTTTTATGGGATCACCATTTTTAATGAATAGAAATTTATTATACACGGGTATAACAAGGGCAAAGCAACTTGTTGTAATAGTTGGAATGCAAAAAGCATTAGAATTTATGATAAAAAATACAGAGAGCACAAAAAGATATACTTCTCTTAAAGATAGAATAAAAGATATAATAAATAAAACAGAGTAA
- the metK gene encoding methionine adenosyltransferase produces the protein MKKLFTSESVTEGHPDKMCDQISDAILDAILSEDKMARVACETCTTTGMVMVMGEISTNCYVDIPKVVRETIREIGYDRAKYGFDCDTCSVLTSIDEQSSDIAQGVDGALESRSGDKDELDKIGAGDQGMMFGFATNETDDYMPLPISLAHKLSRRLTEVRKNETLPYLRPDGKTQVTIEYEDNKPKRVDTIVISTQHSEKVSLEQIEKDMKQYVINEVVSSDLLDENTKYFINPTGRFVVGGPQGDSGLTGRKIIVDTYGGYGRHGGGAFSGKDPTKVDRSAAYAARWVAKNLVAAGVADKLEIQLAYAIGVARPVSIEVETFGTSKISEDEIVSIVQKVFDLRPGAIIRDLDLRRPIYKQVAAYGHFGRNDLDLPWEKLNKVDEIKKYL, from the coding sequence ATGAAAAAGTTGTTTACTTCTGAATCAGTTACAGAAGGACATCCAGACAAAATGTGCGATCAGATTTCTGATGCAATACTTGATGCTATTCTTTCGGAAGATAAAATGGCAAGAGTTGCATGCGAAACATGTACAACAACAGGAATGGTAATGGTAATGGGAGAAATATCTACAAACTGTTATGTTGATATTCCTAAGGTAGTTAGAGAAACAATAAGAGAAATAGGCTATGATAGAGCTAAGTATGGTTTTGATTGTGATACATGCTCTGTTCTTACATCAATTGACGAACAGTCATCAGATATAGCTCAGGGAGTAGATGGAGCTCTTGAATCAAGAAGCGGAGATAAAGACGAGCTAGACAAAATAGGTGCTGGAGATCAGGGAATGATGTTTGGTTTTGCTACAAACGAAACAGATGATTATATGCCACTTCCTATTTCACTTGCACATAAACTTTCAAGAAGACTTACTGAAGTTAGAAAAAATGAAACTTTACCTTATTTAAGACCAGATGGTAAAACACAAGTTACTATTGAATATGAAGATAATAAGCCTAAGAGAGTTGATACAATAGTTATTTCTACTCAGCATAGTGAAAAAGTATCATTAGAGCAGATAGAAAAAGATATGAAACAGTATGTAATAAACGAAGTAGTTTCATCTGATCTTTTAGATGAAAATACAAAGTATTTTATAAACCCAACAGGCAGATTCGTTGTAGGAGGACCTCAAGGAGATTCTGGATTAACAGGAAGAAAGATAATTGTTGATACATATGGCGGATATGGAAGACACGGTGGTGGAGCTTTCTCAGGAAAAGATCCAACAAAGGTTGATAGATCTGCAGCATATGCAGCAAGATGGGTTGCTAAAAACCTTGTAGCAGCAGGAGTAGCTGATAAACTTGAAATTCAACTTGCTTATGCAATTGGAGTTGCTAGACCAGTATCAATTGAAGTTGAAACATTTGGAACTTCAAAGATTTCAGAAGATGAGATTGTTTCAATTGTTCAAAAAGTCTTTGATTTAAGACCAGGTGCAATAATAAGAGATCTTGATTTAAGAAGACCTATATATAAACAGGTTGCAGCTTATGGTCATTTTGGAAGAAATGACTTAGATCTTCCTTGGGAAAAACTTAATAAAGTTGATGAAATAAAGAAATATTTATAA
- the yyaC gene encoding spore protease YyaC encodes MNNEYMLSKQLMRYLDKDTAIICIGTNKCIGDSLGPIVGTLLTLNCFPLQVYGNLNHQIHALNIDRELSEIYKKFSNSKLIGIDACLGYEKDIGTIKIRNCALNPGRGVGKTLPKIGTSSIIGIVDSSNNSDSFFNKNISKSFIMNMAKSISRIIFNAYDMYNDSFHD; translated from the coding sequence TTGAATAATGAGTATATGTTATCAAAACAGCTAATGAGATATTTAGATAAAGATACAGCAATAATCTGCATTGGAACTAATAAATGTATAGGAGATTCTCTTGGTCCTATTGTAGGTACACTGCTTACTTTAAATTGTTTTCCTCTTCAAGTGTATGGAAATCTAAATCATCAAATTCACGCATTAAATATAGATAGAGAATTATCTGAAATATATAAAAAATTTAGCAATTCAAAGTTAATTGGAATAGACGCATGTCTTGGATATGAAAAAGATATTGGCACTATAAAAATTCGAAATTGTGCCTTAAATCCAGGAAGAGGTGTTGGTAAAACTCTTCCTAAAATCGGAACATCATCAATTATTGGAATTGTAGATTCAAGTAATAATTCTGATTCATTTTTTAACAAAAACATAAGTAAATCTTTTATAATGAATATGGCAAAATCTATTTCACGAATAATTTTTAATGCATATGATATGTATAACGATTCTTTTCATGATTAA
- the mreB gene encoding rod shape-determining protein MreB: MGFLRAGTDIAIDLGTATVLVYVKGKGVLLKEPSVVAINKNNNSILAIGEEARKMIGRTPGNIVAVRPLKDGVISDYDITQKMLTEFIKRASGKRRIRAPRIVICVPSQATEVEKRAIIDAGMNSGAKEVHLIEEPLAAAIGAGLEITKPDGTMVVDIGGGTCDVAVISLGGVVERKSIKVAGDKFDESIIKYIRSNFNLMIGEKTAEDLKISIGSAFKDSRNLTYTIKGRNLITGLPGEVEITTEQVRQSLEETVESIAEAVKIVLEKTPPELAADIAEKGILMTGGGAMLYGLDKLISYRTGVETRIADEPVECVVKGTGKVLDYIDKLNIESKEIVLIED; the protein is encoded by the coding sequence ATGGGCTTTTTGAGAGCAGGTACAGACATAGCAATTGATTTAGGCACTGCAACAGTATTAGTATATGTAAAAGGAAAGGGCGTATTATTAAAGGAACCTTCTGTTGTTGCAATTAATAAGAATAATAACAGTATTCTTGCAATAGGGGAAGAAGCTAGAAAAATGATAGGTAGAACTCCTGGAAATATAGTAGCTGTACGTCCACTTAAAGATGGTGTGATTTCAGATTATGATATAACACAGAAAATGTTAACAGAATTTATAAAAAGAGCATCTGGAAAAAGGAGAATAAGAGCACCTAGAATTGTTATATGTGTGCCATCTCAAGCTACTGAAGTTGAAAAAAGAGCTATTATTGATGCCGGTATGAACTCAGGAGCAAAAGAAGTACATCTTATAGAAGAGCCACTTGCAGCAGCAATAGGAGCCGGTCTTGAGATTACTAAACCAGATGGAACTATGGTTGTAGATATTGGTGGCGGAACATGTGACGTTGCGGTAATTTCGTTAGGCGGAGTTGTAGAAAGAAAATCAATTAAAGTTGCTGGAGATAAGTTTGATGAATCAATCATTAAATATATAAGATCTAATTTTAATCTTATGATTGGTGAAAAAACCGCAGAAGATTTAAAAATATCTATTGGTTCTGCTTTTAAAGATTCAAGAAATCTTACTTATACAATTAAAGGTCGTAATTTAATTACTGGACTTCCTGGAGAAGTTGAAATAACTACTGAACAGGTAAGACAGTCACTAGAAGAAACAGTTGAGAGTATTGCAGAAGCTGTAAAAATAGTTCTTGAAAAAACACCACCTGAACTTGCAGCAGATATTGCAGAAAAAGGAATACTTATGACTGGTGGAGGAGCTATGTTATATGGTCTTGATAAGCTAATATCGTATAGGACAGGCGTAGAGACACGTATAGCAGATGAACCAGTTGAATGTGTTGTAAAGGGAACAGGAAAGGTTCTTGATTATATAGATAAGCTAAATATAGAATCAAAAGAAATTGTTCTTATAGAAGACTAA
- the spoIIID gene encoding sporulation transcriptional regulator SpoIIID: MKDYIEQRVLEVAQYIIQSKSTIRKTAKEFGVSKSTIHKDMTERLPKLNPEIAKKTHTILEINKAERHIRGGRATQMKYKAIES, from the coding sequence ATGAAAGATTATATAGAACAGAGAGTTTTAGAGGTAGCTCAATATATAATTCAGTCAAAATCGACTATAAGAAAAACTGCAAAAGAGTTTGGAGTAAGTAAAAGTACAATACACAAGGATATGACAGAAAGGCTTCCAAAGCTTAATCCTGAAATAGCAAAAAAGACACATACAATACTAGAAATTAATAAAGCAGAGAGACATATAAGAGGTGGAAGAGCAACTCAAATGAAGTATAAAGCTATTGAATCTTAA